In Caldicellulosiruptor morganii, the following proteins share a genomic window:
- the nadA gene encoding quinolinate synthase NadA produces MDIEKIKKEIEDLKKQKNAVIVAHNYQIDEIQEIADFVGDSFYLSKVCADRPEDVIVFCGVHFMAESAKILSPQKNVLLPEIDAGCPLADMITEEDVDSLREKYPDYSIVCYINSPAAVKAKSDVVCTSSNAVKIVKNFPNDKIIFLPDKNLGSFVKKQVPEKDIVLWEGFCITHYRIKKEDVLKAKNAHPEALLLVHPECRPEVVELADFVGSTKQIIDFATSSEKKEFIIGTEMGVLYTLKKKNPDKKFYILHPGMICPNMKKNTLESVRNALLEEKYVIDVEKDIMEGARKALLKMLELS; encoded by the coding sequence TTGGATATTGAGAAAATTAAAAAAGAGATAGAAGATTTGAAAAAGCAAAAAAACGCAGTAATTGTTGCTCATAACTATCAGATTGACGAAATTCAGGAAATTGCCGATTTTGTAGGCGATTCATTTTATCTGAGCAAGGTGTGCGCAGATCGACCGGAGGATGTGATAGTATTTTGTGGAGTGCATTTTATGGCAGAGAGTGCAAAAATTCTATCACCACAAAAAAATGTTCTTTTGCCGGAAATAGATGCTGGATGCCCCCTTGCTGATATGATAACCGAAGAGGACGTTGATAGCCTGAGAGAAAAGTACCCTGACTATTCAATTGTGTGCTATATAAATTCTCCGGCAGCTGTCAAGGCAAAGTCTGATGTGGTCTGTACTTCGTCAAATGCGGTGAAGATTGTAAAAAACTTTCCGAATGATAAAATTATATTTTTGCCGGACAAAAATTTGGGCAGCTTTGTGAAAAAACAGGTACCTGAAAAAGATATAGTCCTCTGGGAAGGCTTTTGTATTACACATTACAGGATAAAAAAAGAAGATGTATTAAAGGCAAAAAATGCTCATCCAGAGGCATTGCTTTTGGTTCATCCTGAGTGCAGACCTGAAGTTGTTGAACTTGCTGATTTTGTCGGGAGTACCAAGCAGATTATTGATTTTGCAACATCTTCAGAGAAAAAAGAATTTATAATCGGAACTGAAATGGGAGTATTATACACTTTAAAAAAGAAAAATCCTGATAAGAAGTTCTATATTCTTCATCCAGGGATGATATGTCCTAATATGAAGAAGAATACTCTGGAATCTGTAAGGAATGCACTTTTAGAAGAGAAATATGTGATTGATGTGGAGAAAGATATTATGGAAGGAGCAAGAAAAGCGCTTTTGAAAATGCTTGAGCTCAGCTAA
- a CDS encoding IreB family regulatory phosphoprotein, with protein sequence MNDKTQYFSFDDGMERKVKEILSEVYSALKEKGYNPIAQLVGYLISGDPTYITNHKNARSIIRRIEKDEILEEIVKFYIDNNIE encoded by the coding sequence ATGAATGATAAGACACAATACTTTTCATTTGACGATGGCATGGAAAGAAAAGTCAAAGAGATTTTAAGTGAGGTTTACAGTGCTTTAAAAGAAAAGGGCTACAATCCAATAGCTCAGCTTGTTGGGTATTTGATATCCGGTGACCCCACCTATATTACCAACCATAAAAACGCTCGTTCAATTATAAGGAGAATTGAAAAAGATGAAATACTGGAGGAGATTGTTAAGTTTTATATTGACAATAATATTGAGTAG
- the nadB gene encoding L-aspartate oxidase — translation MIEFKRYCVDFDTKSDEVLKFDVVIVGTGVAGLYTAINLDRSLNIALVTKESIQISNTTLAQGGIAAPLSQDDSPDIHYMDTIKAGAGLCDGYMVRILVDEAIENINILLNMNIPFDLDDEGEIVLGQEGAHSRRRIVHASGDATGRIISEHLGLKLRSYDNVTVFENAFLVDILTTGERKALGVLLKKNGKNLIILAKYIVLASGGYGYLYKYTTNPEVTTGDGCAAALRCGAKLIDMEFVQFHPTVLYHEKNKSFLISEAVRGEGGILYNINNERFMPRYHPQAELAPRDIVSRSIYFEMKKTNSQNVFLDITHLDSQFIKERFPNIYKTCLSLGLDITKERIPVAPAQHYSMGGVLSDEFGRTTIENLFVCGEAAGTRVHGANRLASNSLLEGLVFGRRIANYINNSNIGELKENDFSYFGKNFKEFKEDVISEVEILRSKMSEFAGIVRNEEGLESLIKYILNKLSVLNEVKLQTAKQIEYYNMLMIGYVIASGALMRKESRGSHYREDFPYQDDVNWKKHLVFSLNGWEECNS, via the coding sequence TTGATTGAATTTAAAAGATATTGTGTTGATTTTGATACAAAAAGTGATGAAGTTCTAAAATTTGATGTTGTTATTGTAGGGACGGGGGTTGCAGGACTTTATACGGCTATTAACCTTGACAGGTCTTTAAATATAGCTCTTGTGACAAAGGAAAGTATTCAGATAAGTAACACAACCCTGGCTCAGGGCGGAATTGCAGCGCCACTCAGTCAGGATGACAGCCCTGACATTCATTATATGGACACTATAAAGGCAGGAGCAGGGCTTTGCGATGGTTACATGGTAAGAATCCTGGTTGATGAGGCGATTGAAAACATAAATATTTTACTCAACATGAACATACCATTTGATTTAGATGATGAAGGAGAAATTGTGCTGGGTCAGGAGGGTGCACACAGCAGAAGAAGAATTGTCCATGCAAGCGGTGATGCAACCGGGAGAATAATTTCTGAACACCTTGGATTAAAACTGAGGTCATATGATAATGTAACCGTTTTTGAAAATGCCTTTCTTGTTGACATTCTGACAACTGGCGAACGAAAAGCACTTGGAGTTTTGCTTAAGAAGAATGGGAAAAATCTCATAATACTTGCGAAATACATTGTGCTTGCATCTGGCGGTTATGGATATTTATATAAATACACTACCAACCCTGAAGTGACAACTGGGGATGGTTGTGCAGCAGCTTTGAGGTGCGGTGCAAAGCTGATTGATATGGAATTTGTGCAATTTCATCCAACAGTGTTATACCATGAAAAGAACAAAAGTTTTTTGATTTCAGAGGCTGTGAGAGGCGAGGGCGGGATTCTTTATAATATCAATAACGAAAGATTTATGCCCAGATATCATCCACAGGCAGAGCTTGCACCGCGCGATATTGTTTCAAGGTCCATATATTTTGAGATGAAAAAAACAAACTCGCAGAATGTTTTTCTGGACATAACCCATCTTGACAGTCAGTTTATTAAAGAGAGATTTCCAAACATATATAAAACATGCCTGAGTCTTGGTTTGGATATAACAAAAGAGAGGATTCCTGTTGCACCTGCTCAGCATTACAGTATGGGTGGGGTTTTATCAGATGAATTTGGAAGGACTACAATTGAGAACTTGTTTGTATGTGGTGAAGCTGCAGGAACGCGCGTACATGGTGCAAACAGGCTTGCTTCAAACTCACTTTTAGAAGGCCTGGTTTTTGGAAGGAGGATAGCAAACTATATCAATAACAGCAATATTGGAGAGTTAAAAGAAAATGATTTCAGTTACTTCGGCAAAAATTTTAAAGAGTTTAAAGAAGATGTAATTTCTGAGGTGGAAATTTTAAGGTCAAAGATGAGCGAGTTTGCTGGAATTGTTAGGAATGAAGAAGGACTTGAAAGCTTAATTAAATATATTTTAAATAAATTATCTGTTCTGAATGAAGTAAAACTTCAAACAGCAAAGCAAATAGAATACTACAACATGCTTATGATTGGATACGTAATTGCATCTGGTGCACTGATGAGAAAAGAAAGCAGAGGCTCTCATTACAGAGAAGATTTTCCCTATCAGGACGATGTTAATTGGAAAAAGCATCTTGTGTTTTCTTTGAATGGATGGGAGGAGTGCAACAGTTGA
- a CDS encoding aldo/keto reductase yields the protein MEYVKLGNTSLVVSKLCFGTLTIGPLQKNLPVDEGAELLAYAYQRGINFVDTAELYDTYKYIRRSIEIGGKRPVISTKSYAYDKKSAEASLKKALSELNVDYIDLFMLHEQEGDHTFKGHYEAIEYFLKAKEKGYVRHFGISTHYIKAVKDSLKYSEIEVIHPIFNFKGIGIVDGTIYQMIEAVKEAYRLGKGIFAMKIFGGGNLLSDFKNALEFVFDFPYLHSVAVGMQSRFEIDYNIKCFEERKVYLDEKLLENIKTKRLHVESWCEGCGRCVKYCHQKALKLKDGKVTVDYTKCLCCGYCSRYCNVFALKII from the coding sequence ATGGAGTACGTTAAATTGGGAAACACATCTCTTGTTGTAAGTAAGCTCTGTTTTGGGACACTGACCATAGGACCTCTTCAGAAAAATCTTCCTGTTGACGAAGGAGCAGAGCTATTAGCATATGCTTATCAAAGAGGGATTAACTTTGTTGATACGGCTGAACTCTATGATACATACAAATATATAAGAAGGTCTATTGAGATAGGTGGGAAAAGACCGGTGATATCAACAAAGTCATATGCTTATGATAAAAAGTCTGCAGAAGCATCTTTGAAAAAAGCACTATCAGAGTTGAATGTTGATTACATCGATTTATTTATGTTGCATGAACAGGAAGGTGATCACACCTTTAAAGGGCACTATGAGGCGATAGAATACTTTTTGAAGGCAAAAGAAAAAGGATATGTTAGGCATTTTGGTATATCCACACATTATATCAAAGCAGTAAAAGATTCACTCAAGTATTCTGAGATTGAAGTAATACATCCAATATTCAATTTCAAAGGAATTGGGATTGTGGATGGCACAATTTACCAGATGATTGAGGCTGTAAAAGAAGCATATAGGTTAGGTAAAGGAATTTTTGCAATGAAAATATTTGGTGGTGGAAATCTTCTTTCGGATTTCAAAAATGCTCTTGAGTTTGTATTTGACTTTCCATATCTTCACTCTGTTGCTGTTGGGATGCAAAGCAGATTTGAAATTGATTACAACATAAAATGTTTTGAAGAAAGGAAAGTGTATTTAGATGAAAAGCTGCTTGAAAATATAAAAACAAAAAGGCTTCATGTAGAAAGCTGGTGTGAAGGGTGCGGCAGATGTGTAAAGTATTGCCATCAAAAAGCACTGAAACTGAAGGATGGCAAAGTTACTGTTGATTATACAAAATGCTTATGCTGTGGATACTGTAGCAGGTACTGCAACGTGTTTGCGCTCAAGATAATTTAG
- the ruvX gene encoding Holliday junction resolvase RuvX yields the protein MRILCLDVGTRRVGIAISDPLMITAQPLCTVDLKSEDLYSALDKLFEKYQIAKIVVGYPLSKFHPDEKTENLKKIDGICNELEKRYKVEVIKWDERFSTKAVERVLAEENRSWKKKKNVIDKLSAVYILQGYLDFMNS from the coding sequence TTGAGGATTTTGTGTCTTGACGTAGGAACAAGAAGGGTTGGGATTGCTATTTCTGATCCTCTTATGATAACCGCTCAGCCTCTTTGTACTGTTGACCTTAAAAGTGAAGATTTATATTCAGCCCTGGATAAGCTGTTTGAAAAATATCAAATAGCTAAAATAGTTGTGGGGTATCCTCTGAGTAAATTTCACCCGGATGAGAAAACCGAGAATCTCAAAAAGATTGATGGAATATGTAATGAGCTTGAAAAAAGATATAAGGTAGAAGTTATTAAATGGGATGAGAGGTTTTCCACAAAAGCTGTTGAAAGAGTATTAGCAGAAGAAAATAGATCATGGAAAAAGAAAAAGAATGTGATTGACAAACTCTCTGCTGTGTACATCTTGCAAGGATATCTTGACTTTATGAATTCCTAG